A section of the Deltaproteobacteria bacterium genome encodes:
- a CDS encoding ABC transporter substrate-binding protein, with product MKTQILTFLIVAVLTCAIFGAHAHAKNIVIATSSVVLTNTPIWVAIDRKYFDEVGLSVQYIVMRSDIALKGLITGDVDYIQSSSSVLRAAVAGAPLTTILGVYNRTFFDLVARPEIRTLNDLRGKPVGISRYGASTEYAVRFALKANNIDPDKDVKLIAVGAGTDAARISALDAGVVAAAVLQVPSNLIAHKLGQKTILPLGDYMETLFAGLGTSQKKLQTNREEAKQVVRAVLRALDFMARSPVETKAIIQKNLRGIESSAVDYIYNLVVKHATRSGIASQKALDNTLLGSPFEGKPVNFDKFVDFSLAREVIP from the coding sequence ATGAAAACCCAGATACTGACTTTCTTGATTGTTGCTGTGCTCACCTGCGCTATCTTCGGCGCCCACGCCCACGCCAAGAATATCGTCATTGCCACCTCGTCCGTGGTTCTCACCAACACACCGATCTGGGTCGCCATCGATAGAAAATATTTCGACGAGGTCGGACTGAGCGTGCAATACATCGTCATGCGCTCGGATATTGCGCTCAAAGGACTGATCACCGGCGACGTTGATTACATACAAAGTTCGTCGAGCGTACTACGCGCGGCGGTGGCGGGCGCGCCGCTGACCACGATCCTCGGCGTTTACAATCGCACCTTCTTCGATCTCGTCGCCCGGCCGGAAATTCGCACGCTGAACGATCTGCGCGGCAAGCCGGTGGGCATCAGCCGCTATGGTGCGTCCACCGAGTACGCCGTGCGCTTCGCGCTCAAGGCGAACAATATCGACCCAGACAAGGACGTCAAATTAATCGCCGTCGGCGCCGGCACCGACGCGGCGCGCATCTCCGCCCTCGACGCCGGCGTGGTCGCGGCGGCGGTGCTGCAAGTGCCGTCCAATCTGATCGCCCACAAGCTCGGCCAAAAAACCATTCTGCCGTTGGGCGACTACATGGAGACGTTATTCGCCGGACTCGGCACTAGCCAGAAAAAACTCCAGACCAACCGCGAGGAAGCCAAGCAGGTGGTGCGTGCTGTGCTGCGGGCGCTGGACTTCATGGCGCGTAGTCCAGTTGAAACCAAGGCGATTATTCAAAAGAATCTGCGCGGCATTGAATCCAGCGCCGTGGACTATATTTACAATCTGGTCGTCAAGCACGCGACTAGAAGCGGCATCGCTTCACAGAAAGCTCTCGACAACACTCTGCTCGGCAGCCCGTTCGAGGGCAAGCCGGTGAACTTCGACAAGTTCGTCGATTTTTCCCTGGCGCGCGAAGTTATCCCATAA